atgctagaaaccGCATTTTTATCTTGTTGATGTGACATTATCaatcaacttttattaaaaaaaaaaaaaaaacataaaaaataaagaccGATTGGCAATGCCACACTTACCAAAAATGTGgtaaatatcattactcttatTATACTTcgagaaatgttatatactatacaTTTATCTCACTAAATcaacccttttttaaaaaaaaaaaaaaaaaaaaaattcaaagattgaAGAACACTATAACATCAACCTAATAAGATAAAGATGATTCTAATAGAATCAAGTCCGCATGGTAAATATGTAACCCTATTGACCATTATAACAGTGAATACAGGGTTCTAAGGCAGAATCATCTCCAACtcttttgtgttttgttctttCTCCTCAATAGTATAATTTCTTTATAATATACATATTGGTTTACCACAATTCtttagaacaaaataaaaaatcagctTCATTGCAGAAATCAGGAGGTGGAACAGGTCCAACTCATAAACTCTAAGGACAAAGAAGACATTGAAGAGAATGATGGTAACCAatcaatataaattttattcattACAGATTGATATACCATGATAAACTAACAATAATTCTCTCTAGTATAGGACAAAATATGAAGGTGATTTATACATGTTTTCCTTATTCTAAGAACCAAACATGTGGACATCCTTATCAGTGTCCACGTTTCTAGAAGGATTCTCTTGGGAGGGCcccaaatgaagaaaaaaattggaaaaggtCAACAGACATGCCATAAAAGatccccaccaccaccaccacctccagaCAGTCCACAATTACCTACCTCAGTTTCTCCCATTCCAAAActgtcttcttcttctaccCATCATCTACAAAGTCTCTAGCGTGCTTCCTCTCACATCATTACCCATTAGTTCAACTACTCTTTTGTAGCTGTACCGCACTATAATATTGCTCCACATCATCTGCCACCTATGGCTTCCTATCTGTCCCCATATGGGTGTAGAAGATGCAGACCCAGTGGTGGAACATTAAGAATTTAAATCTATTATCAACTATAATATTGTTTGTAgtctaaaccaaaaaaaaaataaaaaataccctATATGCTTTTCTCCACCCAGGACTGTACAATGATTCAATTTATGTTCCTTCTCTTTCTAGCatattaaaaaatggttttgaatGGTGGAGTGATCAGAGGGTGTAAACAGGAGGTATATACGCACCCCCCAGTCTTCTAGAAATGCTCCTTGTGGAATTCAAACTTGGTTTGACCTTTTTGATTGAAATCATAGCAGAGCTTGCTGAGTTCTTTAGCCAAAACTGGTGCCCCACAGTAAAATACCCCTGATCCAATTCACCAAAAAAACCACAATGTTAGCATTAGAAGAAACCTGAAtctggtaatatatatatatttttgtatggGCTCATGGAGATTTGTCTCACCAATTCTTGCATTGCAGTGCTTGGAACATATCTTGGAGAACACTTTCTTCCAGTTAGGCCTTGCAAAATGCGTTCGGACCTGATAATAGAAGCTTTTTgaaataagtagtgatttaacaaaaacaattaagaaGCGCCTAAAGTTGAACCACTAAGTCACATTCGTCGGTTCTGAGATCATTTGAATATAGGAGCACGCCCAAGGGATTAGGTTAAGATGGCATGAATGATGAATGGTGTTTGTTACAGTATGAGTATGAGAATGATTAATTATCGAAGAGCTTACCCTAGTGCCAGAAACAATGTCGACTCCATTCTTGGCATGGTTGAGTGCTTGCACCATGGTAATGAGGGCTGATCGGGCGTCTCCTTCCTCATAAACACTAGTCAGGTAGTTGTGCATCTCAATGACACCCTGATTGAAGTCCAAATTGACAAGTTACAGTCACCAAACTCGGGgaaatttcaacaaaaagaaTGCAGGTGATGCCAAAGAACATTCGTTTTTTACCCTTTGATCAAGATCAGCAACTTCATTCATTACCCCTTTAAACCAATCAAATGAGCCTTGCTCCCTAGTCACCCAGTAGAAGTAAGCATTAGTGGTCTTCAGAGTTTTTTTTCGCCTTGGACTGACCCTATTGGTCGTTGAAGAATCTGTACTTCTGGTACTTAGGTCTGATATTCTGCTGACATCTGAGATTGAATCCTGAAGACAAGGAAACTGATCCTGTTATTCTTCATGACGCAATACTCTTTTAATCTAAAGGCATTGTAATATATCGATGAATATTAAAACAGATTAATTAACGAGTATATGTTAAGTATTTGCAGCTTAAAAGTTAATATCTTTAGTGACAAGAAAAATAGAACAAGTTACTTACTGCCTCCTCCTCCATTTTGATAATGTTGTTGAGCAAATCTTTTAGAATACTGATAAAAGGTGTTGCTCCAATCCCCAGCCCAACAAGTAACAGGACATCATACTTCCGGTAGTCTTGTGCTGGGGCACCATAAGGTCCATCTATTAAGAGCTTCGGCAAACTGTTATATATCTCCGGAGAGGAATTTCACATATTAAGTAATGTAATCACTAAATGCTAATGATTAAAGAGGGAAGACAATAGAAATTAAAGCAGTACAAAAAAGTACCTtttcttggttgtttcatcAGCCCTGAGAAGCCCACTCTTTCCGGCCCCAGGTGTTTCACAAGCTTCAGAGAATACCCTCTTAAGCTCTTGTGTCCAATCACCTAGCTGCCTTATGTGAACACTAAGGTAGTCGTCTCCGGGAGCAGAGGTAATGGAAAATGGATGCCTGGGATACATAAATCATGGCATATTATTATAAAGGATCAAGAGAAATTGCATGCAGGGCGAGGAGGTATTCTTGCGTATTGCTAATTCAATCCTTCAAATATTCATGGTCTAAAAATATACTTGAACCATTCAAACTATCTGAAGTTTTAGATTTTCATTAAATGTTAAGCATTCAGCATATGTTCTCACACACAAAACATTCAAACTATGACTGAAACAATGTCATTAAGCATCATATAATATGCACAAGCATCTAGATAGTTGAGAGTTGGGGTAGCCACATTCATTAGGTTTTCGTTGAGAAGTAATGGGGAATAGCTTTGCCTAAATATTACTATACTAGCAGCAATGGCGGTAAATTGCTGAAATATTCCCCAAAAAATATATGTTGCATAATTCGGGAAAGCTGTGGTGACTTACCACTCAAATGGAGAAACAGCCGGACATTGGACAAACATGTATTGTCCACTCTTGTACTTGAACTGGGGTGGCTTCGACATTTGCAATGTAAGAACGTTTCCCGGATAGATGGCAACCTAAACATTTTACAATTCAAGGTAAAATCAAAAGTTAAAGAGAGCCAACCATGGATTAAGAGGAGAAAACACCTTAGGCATATATGCAAATTAAGCGTGCAGTAAAATAAATGACAGATGTGGTGAGTAAAAGTTATCTTCACCTTCAGAAGACGGACAGTATGGGAGCCAGACCGAAAGAACCTCAGGGTCCTTTCTCCAGCATATAGTAAAACTGGAACGGCAAGATACATCCATGtctgcatgcatgcatgaactTAATGTGTCAGATAACTCTTCTCAGCAAAAGTAACATTGTCGTggttgaaaatataaaatatcacTTAAAAAGTatacgaatatatatatatataccgtccTGAGGTACCACTTGTGCACAAGATAGAGGAATCTGCCATGGGCTATGAGCAAACCATAGACAATGACAAATAGATGGTGCGAATACCAGAAGGCATTGAAACCAGTGAGCCTATCAAAGGGCTTGGGCAGCTTAATAAGACTCCGTCTGAACCATCGTGTTGCAAGTATAAATGCAACCGCCATTAAGATCACCATTACAATTCCAGTCACCCCTTCTACCCCTTTAATCAGCTGAATGTAACTGGGTTTAAGTTTTCCAAAGTCACGATCTAAAAAAGTGGTCTCATACTTGTCCTCAGGCAAGTTTACAAGCCTTGGAAAATCACATGCGAGGTGGTCTCCAGCATGAAGAATGATACCAATTACAATGGCTGCAGCAATTGTCTGCACAAAGCAATTTACAGAAAGAAAAGTGAACACGTATTTAGGGTAGTTTATACATTAAGTGTTCTAACAAGGTTTAGGTTTAGTTAGCCGAGGTTTTCAGAATATTGAAATTCAGGACCTCTATAGATCAACTTTGTCATTCTTGCAGTTAACAGTCCACTGGGATGTCATGGTTCTTGAAGACTGCTTAGCCAAAcctttgaaaatgaaaaagacatCTAAGTTACAATATGATCTATTGTCTTCCCATCCATTTAACCCAGACATGACACAATGTATCATATACATTAATTGAGAAACTCAAGTTTTTCGGACCCAAGCCAGATATGAAATCATCCTAATTTAGATTGTCATAGTAATTATGATTAAAAATCACAGCACACAAATATCACAATGCTCTAACTGTACATGTTTAGCAGTTTGAATTTCTTATATGGATTAAATGGCATGCTGCAATTTGTTGATGCAGAAATTGGACACAAACAACATTTGTGTATGCAATCAAGTTTCGATGGCAATAAGTCATAAGGGTCTGCAGtaacttaaacaaaaatttgggaATACTCCTGCTTCTGAAGTGAAACGTAGTTTGGGATTTAAGTCTCTGTCAATTTCCTACCTACGGCAATGCTAGAGAAAGATCTTGGGAGTGCTCAAAAAATGAGCCGTGTCTATTGGTATTGGTATTAGTATTATtgtcatcattattattattacgaCAACTATAATAATGATGATGAAACAAAATAGTATTAGATGTTTTCTCCAGACCGGCCAGAATGGTAAAAGTTAACATAACTGGGTACTTTGTTAATTAGGGAAGACCGAACTTTAGCGTCCGGAAGAAGGAAGAGTCAAGAGTATGAACATGTGGGGACAAAAGGTTTGGGACTGGGAATACAGAAAACAACAATTCTACTACTAAAAATATGGGGTTGGTttcatatcaaatcaaaagatATTCCTACGCAAGCTAAAATCAAATAGGTATCACCTTTTGAAATATTCAAGGACAAACCTTGTGGACTAGGACTACTAGGTGTAAAAATAAACTATATATCGGCAGATGGAAACCGAATGTGCATGGATTATCTAGTGcccagacaaaaaaaaaaaaaaaaaaaaaaaagagaatggtTTGTCTAttgaattatatatgtataaatctTCCTGAACATCTTTGATTGAGTAGCACAATTTgcttcttttctcatttttcagtCCAAAAATTTCGCTTAAGcactcttaaaattttttttaaaaaaatactcttaaaaggACCGGGTTTACTTCTAAATTACTAGATTTGAAGAAGTTAGTCCAATCCAGTCTATAaagaaacacataataattttatagactagttgaaagaaaactgtccaataaacacaaaaacaaattttacttttatataattaaaaacaaaaaattgccCCCCAACACACTTTAACAAACATACTCACAAGTTTCTAAGAGTCactgtttttgagttttgatgaCGTATACGCATTTGCTTACCTTATAATAACAGTATATTAAGCAACTAGCTAGCAGTTGTCAACTTTGGATGCGTTTATGGTAATGCACCCACATAGATGTGATGAGTGCAGTCGTTGCCATTATTGTGAAAACGAGTAAATGTTGTAGAACACTCGTTGTTTAAAGTCAATCGCTGTTGACTTTAAACATGAAGTCTCCGGTGGGAAAAAATTATGGGGAATGGGTCCAAAATAGATAACGTATAAACGAAGCAACAATAAAGGCCAATGAACGAGAGGGTTGATGTGTACGTACCTTATGAAAGTTGATATTGTCGTCAAAAGGTATAAAGTAGGCAAGCTTGGTGGATCTGAGCCAAGTGATTGTGTTTCTACACACAGGCAAGAGAATGAGAGCCATGTTGAACTTGAGAGTCTCAGCCGCACCTTTGGCTGTAGGGAGACAGTAACCCATGACTTTGAAGGCATCCTTTTGCGTGTACTGATAGAACTTCCATGAGAACAGCCCAATCATGATCAAAATCCACAGGGTCAAAATCCAAAGTCTCCTCCAATTCTCTTGCAAATAGTATAACAAGTTTGTGCTCCACCTTCTTATTGAGCTTTTCTTTCTCAGCCCTTGAAGGTTCTGGCTCAACGCTTGGCTCGTGTAACTCAGCGCTTGACTGTAGTTAAGGTACGTGTCCTTCTGTAACAACAGCGTCTCCAATTGCCATAACTGCACATTTTTTTTGCGGAAATGAGAgtaaagtaaaagaaattgtttggtaacaaaaagtgaagtaaaaaaaaaaaaataaatagcggTTGCCAAATACAGCCTTGTCAGCCACAATGCAAAAAAGTCATCATAGGTTGAATCATGTGCGGGTGGGGGACACCATGATCTTGAACATGTCATATTGCCTGTTAAATCACCATCAACGATCGACAATACAGAACGTACGCGTGCTTTCGTGTATATGATGGTGGATAATGTGAAACTGTAGGAATTTCAAAATTCCACATGGGAACGCTACTATGTATAGCAGGAACGGCACTTGGTAATAGGGTCAGTGGGTCACGATGCTTTAAATATATCACTAAATATCAATGCCGGAACAGGATTTTCTATAGGCTCTGAAATTACGAAAATTTAGGGTATTTTTAACCattaaaacactcaaaaaaatattgtatattaGAAATGTGGCATATTCCAGTTAAAAATTaggtatatttttattaaatttttgctCTTTATGTTGTAAACAAGTTTTGAGCTAAAAGCCGTCTTTTAGTTATTTGAAGAAGAATCGTTTGTACATAAGTGTTAATATGTCACCTTTTAATACGTggtattttttaagtttttcgaTACTTAAAAACGGcctaaattttataatttgagaacttgaaattgaagagaatcctaattcTTTGTTTTATCAATACAATTACTAATATAATTATGCCCCTAATCACAAACAGTCACTTgtcaaaaatagtaaaaaaaaaaaacgaagatatgctatagtgtaataaaaGGACTGGCATGAGGCCACAAGCCCCATCAGTGGGTGGGGCCATAGCAACTACAGATGGGGCCTGTGGCCTCTTGCTACCTAGAACTTTTATAAGcaaaaaatagtctttttattgcactatagcatttctttaaaaaaaaaattgaaaaatgttaaaaggtCAATAAGTTTCTCATATTTAGCCTATATTcccttacaatcaaccattgaatttgtagggtCCACCCCTAACTTATGTGGGATCTACATAAAAGTCTACAAATCCAATAATTAATTGTAAGGGCATATGGGCCAAACTTATTGACCTTagtatttctaaaaaaaattatatgtttagTGTTTTAAAGATAAGAATGGTGACATGTCTGAAATTTGGAACAATTAACAAAGTAAATTTCTATTTCTTAATAAGGTTGACTTTGACTTGAAGGAGTTTTATAAAAAGTGTGGTTTAAGTTTAGTGAAAGTGTAAAATGGTGGTGAAGTCAGGGGCAAAATTCATAGACTTACTGAATTATTGCTGTGAAATAAAATATTGCTGAATACAGCTAGATTTAGAGGTTTGAATAATGCTCCTTAATAAATAACTTTGGACTATAGCTGTGTCACAACCTCTACTTTTAGCTCTGTGGACATGGTCTATAACACATAGCCAAGACATGGTCTAATACAATGCAACAAAGGACACCCATCTCAATCATCTTTATATTTTAACTCCCTCTTATTatcttgaaaaaaatcaaagaaaatcaaatcaatccaACGGTACTGAAGGAATGTAAAACAGTTAAAAAGGAGacaaaaactgaaaacaaaaaacgaaaacagaaacaaacaacaaaattttcaacaGCCACAAAATGTTTTCCCACGCGAAGtcagctttatttttttatttgttttttccttttctggaTAAATAAGAGTAGTTTGTTCACGTTTGATCTTTTACCTTCTTGGTTGCATGGTTGAAACTTAGTTATATTCTGGAAATTTCGGTGAATTGTAGCCTAACAATGGACTTGCACCAACAAGGTCAAACCAAAACACTAAGactagtcttattaataaagactaaaaaaattgatggtcaCTATTTTCCCCTATATGGATATGGCAGacatccaattaattaattaacgtGAAGAAAccaatcttaaaaataaaactatagaACAAAGTAAACGAATTAATTCGAGTTTACTTGGTTTAGGTCTATAATGTCTGCGCATTAATAATTAgtcaaatatgtatatatataatgggtagtacaaattttttattaaaaaatggcATGGGTAGTACTAATTGGCTATGTTAGTTAACgaattttttgagttatttgttaaaatttttattaggaaaaaaaataattaacaaaagctCTTCAATTATAAGATAGATAAAAATACCCACCTCAATGTAGCCAAATCTTTCTGGGTCCAATTCTTCCATGATAAGAGCTGCATATTCCTCTGCTTGTTCCTTCAATCTCGATAACTTGTTGGCAGAGGCACTCAGCATGATAATctaaagaaaaccaaaaaaaaaaaaaatgaatttttgaaattaaatacaaCACGAGATGACCAAAAAGCCCCCACCACCAACCCCACTGAAAATGATGTATAATTAATATCTCCaaagaaatttcacaaaaattagaGACGACAGTGTCCACTACTACCCAATACCCCTCAAGCTCTCGAAGACCGGCATTAATTACAGTTCACTAACTCTTGGAAAATAAATCcatctaaaatagaaaaaagaagatgCTTTGGAGCACGGGAAACGTCATAGAGCACGAAATATGAAGATTTTAATTCCTAGTTTTATTATATTGGGTTGttagtttttgaatttcatGGATTTAAGGTCACCGACTCCTGCCTAacgttgattttttattaaccCAAAACGACACCCTGTATGCTTCATATACACCAAGAAAGAAGCTTCTGCAAGACTACAAAAGTCACTTTGGCTCCTCAACAAATT
This genomic interval from Corylus avellana chromosome ca3, CavTom2PMs-1.0 contains the following:
- the LOC132173888 gene encoding respiratory burst oxidase homolog protein A, with translation MKGDNPRHERRRWASDTVPNRALSTESSPAGTSDYNSVEEFVEVTLDLQDDNTIVLRSVEPATVINVDDGGSERGGAQATVSASAPASRSTSIRRSSPNKLRQFSQELKAEAVAKARQFSQEFRAELVRRFSWGHSHSHASRTPLALAVSQSGAGAENGYASAMEARARRRERAQLDRTRSGAHKALRGLRFISTKTNGAVDAWNQVQSSFNVLAKDGFLYRSDFAQCIGMSNSKEFALEMFDALGRRRRLKVEKISRDELFEFWSQITDQSFDSRLQIFFDMVDKNEDGRITEEEVKEIIMLSASANKLSRLKEQAEEYAALIMEELDPERFGYIELWQLETLLLQKDTYLNYSQALSYTSQALSQNLQGLRKKSSIRRWSTNLLYYLQENWRRLWILTLWILIMIGLFSWKFYQYTQKDAFKVMGYCLPTAKGAAETLKFNMALILLPVCRNTITWLRSTKLAYFIPFDDNINFHKTIAAAIVIGIILHAGDHLACDFPRLVNLPEDKYETTFLDRDFGKLKPSYIQLIKGVEGVTGIVMVILMAVAFILATRWFRRSLIKLPKPFDRLTGFNAFWYSHHLFVIVYGLLIAHGRFLYLVHKWYLRTTWMYLAVPVLLYAGERTLRFFRSGSHTVRLLKVAIYPGNVLTLQMSKPPQFKYKSGQYMFVQCPAVSPFEWHPFSITSAPGDDYLSVHIRQLGDWTQELKRVFSEACETPGAGKSGLLRADETTKKSLPKLLIDGPYGAPAQDYRKYDVLLLVGLGIGATPFISILKDLLNNIIKMEEEADSISDVSRISDLSTRSTDSSTTNRVSPRRKKTLKTTNAYFYWVTREQGSFDWFKGVMNEVADLDQRGVIEMHNYLTSVYEEGDARSALITMVQALNHAKNGVDIVSGTRVRTHFARPNWKKVFSKICSKHCNARIGVFYCGAPVLAKELSKLCYDFNQKGQTKFEFHKEHF